CCACCGGCGCACCGTGCGCCTCCATGCCCACCGCCTCGATGACCGCGTCCGCGCCGCGCCCGGAGGTCAGCCGGCGCACCTCGTCACCCAGGTCCGCCCCGAGTTCCTCGACGTTCAGCGTGTGCACGCCGCGCGCCCGGGCCCGGGCCAGCCGCTCGGGAACGAGATCGACGCCGATGACCTGCTCGGCGCCCCGGTGCAGCGCGATGCGGGCCGCCATGTCGCCGATCGGGCCCAGCCCGAGCACGACGACGCTGCCGCCGGGCGGGACGTCGGCGTAGGCGACGGCCTGCCAGGCGGTGGGCAGCACGTCCGAGAGGTAGATGAAGCGTTCGTCGGGCGGCCCGTGCGGCACCTTCACGGGCAGGGTGTTGCCGAACGGCACCCGCAGGTACTCGGCCTGCCCGCCCGGCACCTGGCCGTAGAGCTTGGTGTAGCCGAACAGCGCGGCGCCCATGCCGTGTTCACGGACCTGGGTGGTCTCGCACTGCGAATGCAGGCCCTGGTCACACATCCAGCAGGTACCGCAGGAGACGTTGAACGGCACCACCACCCGGTCGCCCGCGGAGAGCGCGGTGACCTCCGGACCCACTTCCTCGACGACCCCCATCGGCTCGTGGCCCAGGATGTCGCCGGGCTCCAGGAACGGCCCCAGGACCTCGTAGAGGTGGAGGTCGGAGCCGCAGATGCCGGTGGACGTGATCCTCACCAGGACGTCGGTCGGGTCGGCGATCTGCGGATCGGGGACCGTGTCGATGCGCACGTCTCGTCTTCCGTGCCACGTCAGTGCCCGCATCCTGTCCTCCTTCGCCTCGACGGCCGGCGAAGGCGCGCGCGCCCGGCGCCGGATGCCCTGTACGCCACCATAAGAGCGGCCGGTGACCGGTGCACCACGACGGACCGCCGGCGCCCGGGAGGCCGCCGGCCCCGCAGGTCACGGCCCCGCAGGTCACCAGGTGTCCGCCGGGCCGCCGCGCTGGTTGAAGCGGCCGGCCGCGCGTTCGTTCAGCACGCCCAGGACGCGGCGGAGCCGTCGTGCGGGCGGCTGGTCCTCGGCCTCGACCCGGAAGCCCTCCGCGGTCTCGCCGCCGCCGTCGCGGGGCAGCACCCGGCCGATCAACGACACCAGCCGGGTGGTGGCCACCGGGGCCACGCCGTGCGCCACCGCGCCCAACTTGGCCGCCGGCGTCAGCACGATCCGGTGCCGGCGCCGCTGTACGGCGGAGACGATGCGCTCCGCCGCCCGCTCGGCGTTCATCGACAGCAGGGGGGCACCGGCCAGCGTCTGGAACCAGGCGTACTCCCGGCGCCGGTCGCCGCCGAAGCGGGCGTGCAGATGCGAGCCGGTGC
The sequence above is a segment of the Streptomyces lydicus genome. Coding sequences within it:
- a CDS encoding zinc-dependent alcohol dehydrogenase codes for the protein MRALTWHGRRDVRIDTVPDPQIADPTDVLVRITSTGICGSDLHLYEVLGPFLEPGDILGHEPMGVVEEVGPEVTALSAGDRVVVPFNVSCGTCWMCDQGLHSQCETTQVREHGMGAALFGYTKLYGQVPGGQAEYLRVPFGNTLPVKVPHGPPDERFIYLSDVLPTAWQAVAYADVPPGGSVVVLGLGPIGDMAARIALHRGAEQVIGVDLVPERLARARARGVHTLNVEELGADLGDEVRRLTSGRGADAVIEAVGMEAHGAPVAKAAQQAVGLLPDALAEKLMTRAGVDRMSAFHAAIDAVRRGGTVSVVGVYGGAMDPLPLLKMFDKQIQLRMGQANVRRWVGDILPLLTDADPLGVEGFATHKLPLEDGPQAYKTFQTKEDGMVKTLLTP